The Luteimonas sp. YGD11-2 genome has a window encoding:
- the purN gene encoding phosphoribosylglycinamide formyltransferase, which produces MPAPASFRIAVLASGRGSNLQALLDAIAAGALDAQVVGVFSDRAQAPALGRARDAGIPAHALSPRGHASRDAFDAALFDAVDASAPDLIICAGYMRLLGDAVVAPRSVRMINIHPSLLPDFKGLHTHRQALAAGATRHGASVHFVTADLDGGPVIAQAAVPVLEGDDEASLSARVLEREHPLLVETVRLLAWRRIALGDDGVHFDGRPLQAPLQLAANNRFA; this is translated from the coding sequence GTGCCGGCACCGGCGAGCTTCCGGATCGCGGTGCTCGCATCGGGCCGCGGCAGCAACCTGCAGGCGCTGCTGGACGCGATCGCCGCCGGCGCGCTCGATGCGCAGGTGGTCGGCGTGTTCTCCGACCGTGCGCAAGCGCCCGCGCTGGGGCGTGCGCGCGATGCAGGCATTCCGGCACATGCACTGTCACCACGCGGCCACGCCAGCCGCGACGCCTTCGATGCGGCACTGTTCGATGCGGTGGACGCCAGCGCGCCCGACCTGATCATCTGCGCCGGTTATATGCGTCTGCTTGGTGACGCGGTGGTTGCGCCGCGCAGCGTGCGCATGATCAACATCCACCCTTCGCTGCTGCCGGACTTCAAGGGCCTGCACACGCACCGGCAGGCGCTGGCCGCGGGTGCGACCCGGCACGGCGCCAGCGTGCACTTCGTGACCGCCGATCTCGATGGCGGCCCGGTCATTGCCCAGGCAGCGGTGCCGGTACTCGAAGGCGACGATGAAGCCAGCCTGTCCGCCCGCGTGCTGGAGCGCGAACATCCGCTGCTGGTGGAGACCGTGCGCCTGTTGGCCTGGCGGCGCATCGCGCTCGGCGACGACGGCGTCCACTTCGACGGCAGGCCGCTGCAGGCGCCGCTTCAGCTGGCAGCCAACAACCGCTTCGCATGA
- the purM gene encoding phosphoribosylformylglycinamidine cyclo-ligase, with the protein MHGRSAARATRGRRLPRPAKIAGPPASAASVTHPTPLTYRDAGVDIDAGNALVERIKPLVRRTLRPEVMGGLGGFGALFDLSGRYREPVLVSGTDGVGTKLKLAQQLGRHDTIGIDLVGMCVNDVLVQGAEPLFFLDYFATGKLDVDTAAAVVGGIARGCELAGCALIGGETAEMPDMYAPGEYDLAGFTVGAVEKSRLLDGSAVRAGDVLLGIASSGPHSNGYSLVRRIYDRAGQPADLDLGGVRLIDALMAPTTLYVKPVLALLDDASGCTVHAMAHITGGGLTENIVRVVPEGLGVAIDAGAWPLPPVFEWLQREGAVAREEMWRTFNCGIGFVLVLPEDAVATASAHLDRQGLAHWRIGEVVTAGAGDRVRIG; encoded by the coding sequence ATGCACGGCCGCTCCGCCGCACGCGCCACGCGCGGCCGGCGACTGCCGCGGCCTGCTAAAATCGCCGGTCCGCCCGCCTCGGCCGCATCCGTGACCCACCCCACCCCGCTCACCTATCGAGATGCCGGCGTCGACATCGACGCGGGCAATGCCCTGGTCGAACGCATCAAGCCGCTGGTCCGGCGCACGCTGCGCCCGGAAGTGATGGGCGGGCTCGGCGGCTTCGGCGCGCTGTTCGATCTCTCCGGGCGCTATCGCGAACCGGTCCTGGTCTCGGGCACGGACGGCGTCGGCACCAAGCTCAAGCTGGCCCAGCAACTGGGCCGCCACGACACCATCGGCATCGACCTGGTCGGCATGTGCGTCAACGACGTGCTGGTACAGGGCGCCGAGCCGCTGTTCTTCCTCGACTACTTCGCCACCGGCAAGCTCGACGTCGACACCGCCGCCGCGGTGGTCGGCGGCATCGCGCGCGGCTGCGAACTCGCCGGCTGCGCACTGATCGGCGGCGAGACCGCCGAAATGCCCGACATGTACGCACCGGGCGAATACGACCTCGCCGGGTTCACCGTGGGCGCGGTGGAGAAGTCGCGCCTGCTCGACGGCTCGGCCGTGCGTGCCGGTGACGTGCTGCTGGGCATCGCGTCGTCCGGCCCGCACTCGAACGGCTATTCGCTGGTGCGGCGTATCTACGACCGCGCCGGGCAACCGGCCGACCTCGACCTCGGCGGCGTGCGGCTGATCGACGCGCTGATGGCGCCGACCACGCTCTACGTGAAGCCGGTGCTGGCGCTGCTCGACGACGCCTCGGGATGCACCGTGCATGCGATGGCCCATATCACCGGCGGCGGGCTCACCGAGAACATCGTCCGCGTGGTGCCCGAGGGCCTCGGTGTCGCCATCGATGCTGGCGCATGGCCGCTGCCGCCGGTGTTCGAGTGGTTGCAGCGCGAGGGCGCGGTCGCACGCGAGGAGATGTGGCGCACCTTCAACTGCGGCATCGGCTTCGTGCTGGTGCTGCCGGAGGATGCGGTTGCCACTGCCTCGGCACATCTGGACCGGCAGGGCCTGGCGCACTGGCGGATCGGCGAAGTGGTCACCGCCGGCGCCGGCGACCGCGTCCGCATCGGCTGA
- a CDS encoding DUF2066 domain-containing protein produces the protein MSLVGRMAGWITGLLLAVALVAPVQAQRVEGDSARAQGLYEAEVPVGSQSDAARGPALSRALAQVLGKISGDASAGSRPGVGQELRRAAQYAEHYDYRQDEGVSATGAPSFQTTLVVRFDREAVDGLAAALGLPIWPEPRPKPVLWLAIDDGSGPRLVSLQQNNVVRPVLDRARQRGYQLGLPRGSAAEQAGVGAIWRGDAAAIARLSARYQPPMQLIGKLQRAGSGWRADWTFVDNGRVLSEWTSEHADARRAMSAGADGAADALVKRYARVAPVGEPGNYRVVFTGLASSDDFIRLASTLQAMPVVRRAVPMRATADGVEYELELVTGLPGFRRMANRDVLVEVEDVSDTPTFRIVR, from the coding sequence ATGTCGTTGGTTGGCCGGATGGCGGGGTGGATCACGGGGCTGCTGCTGGCGGTCGCGCTGGTCGCGCCCGTGCAGGCGCAGCGCGTCGAAGGCGACAGTGCGCGCGCACAGGGGCTGTACGAGGCGGAAGTGCCGGTGGGCAGCCAGAGCGATGCCGCACGCGGTCCGGCACTGAGCCGCGCACTGGCGCAGGTGCTGGGCAAGATTTCCGGCGATGCCTCGGCGGGGTCGCGGCCCGGCGTGGGCCAGGAGCTGCGCCGCGCGGCGCAGTACGCCGAGCATTACGACTACCGCCAGGACGAAGGCGTGTCGGCCACCGGGGCGCCGAGCTTCCAGACCACGCTGGTGGTGCGCTTCGACCGCGAGGCGGTGGACGGACTGGCCGCGGCGCTGGGCCTGCCGATCTGGCCGGAGCCACGGCCGAAGCCGGTGCTGTGGCTGGCCATTGACGACGGCTCGGGGCCGCGCCTGGTGAGTCTGCAGCAGAACAACGTGGTGCGGCCGGTGCTCGACCGCGCCCGCCAGCGTGGCTACCAGCTGGGCCTGCCACGCGGCAGTGCCGCCGAACAGGCGGGCGTGGGGGCGATCTGGCGCGGCGACGCCGCGGCGATCGCACGGCTGTCGGCCCGCTACCAGCCGCCGATGCAGCTGATCGGCAAGCTGCAGCGCGCCGGCAGCGGTTGGCGCGCGGACTGGACGTTTGTCGACAACGGCCGCGTACTCTCGGAATGGACCAGCGAGCACGCCGATGCCCGTCGCGCGATGAGCGCCGGCGCCGATGGCGCCGCCGATGCACTGGTCAAGCGCTATGCGCGGGTGGCGCCGGTGGGCGAGCCGGGCAACTACCGGGTGGTGTTCACCGGGCTGGCCAGCAGCGACGACTTCATCCGCCTGGCGTCGACCCTGCAGGCGATGCCGGTGGTGCGCCGGGCGGTGCCGATGCGCGCGACGGCTGACGGGGTGGAATACGAACTCGAACTGGTGACCGGCCTGCCGGGCTTCCGGCGCATGGCCAACCGCGACGTGCTGGTCGAGGTCGAGGACGTCAGCGACACGCCCACCTTCCGGATCGTGCGGTGA
- a CDS encoding AI-2E family transporter translates to MAEHADQAIAIFLKRLQWGLVALAVLWLIGALGPILTPFVLAALLGWLGDPLVDRIERTGRSRGVAVSLVFLLMVLLVVLVLLILVPLIERQVVTLIDSLPVYREWLMGTAIPWMERRFGIEISEWMDPDRLIEWVRGHWQQAGGVATTFMSYVSRSGFALIALIVNLVLVPILTFYFLRDWDVLVARVSQLIPRDHYATVTRLARESDESLAAFLRGQFLVMLAQGAFYAIGLQLIGLRLGILVGLIAGLISFVPYLGATVGLIMMLLAAVVQAQGFDWQLLILGTIVFTAGQLFESYVLTPRLVGDRIGLHPVAVIFAVMAGGQLFGFVGMLIALPVAAVANVLLRFAHERYQASRLYTGTPSTLVVDDRALVVTDGAPRVDKD, encoded by the coding sequence ATGGCTGAGCATGCCGACCAGGCCATTGCGATCTTCCTCAAACGCCTGCAGTGGGGCCTGGTGGCCCTCGCGGTGCTGTGGCTGATCGGCGCCCTCGGGCCGATCCTGACGCCGTTCGTACTGGCGGCGCTGCTGGGCTGGCTGGGCGACCCGCTGGTGGACCGGATCGAGCGCACCGGCCGCTCGCGCGGTGTCGCGGTGTCGCTGGTGTTCCTGCTGATGGTGCTGCTGGTGGTGCTGGTGCTGCTGATCCTGGTGCCCTTGATCGAGCGCCAGGTGGTGACGCTGATCGACAGCCTGCCGGTCTACCGCGAGTGGCTCATGGGCACCGCGATCCCGTGGATGGAGCGCCGTTTCGGCATCGAGATCTCCGAGTGGATGGACCCGGATCGCCTGATCGAATGGGTGCGCGGGCACTGGCAGCAGGCGGGTGGGGTGGCGACCACGTTCATGTCCTACGTGTCGCGCTCGGGCTTCGCGCTGATCGCGTTGATCGTGAACCTGGTGCTGGTGCCGATCCTCACGTTCTACTTCCTGCGCGACTGGGACGTGCTGGTGGCGCGGGTGTCGCAGCTGATCCCGCGCGACCACTACGCCACCGTGACGCGGCTGGCGCGCGAATCCGACGAATCGCTGGCGGCATTCCTGCGCGGACAGTTCCTGGTGATGCTGGCGCAGGGCGCGTTCTACGCGATCGGCCTGCAGCTGATCGGCCTGCGCCTGGGCATTCTGGTCGGCCTGATCGCCGGGCTGATCAGTTTCGTGCCGTACCTGGGCGCGACCGTCGGCCTGATCATGATGCTGCTGGCCGCCGTGGTGCAGGCGCAGGGGTTCGACTGGCAGCTGCTGATCCTGGGCACGATCGTGTTCACCGCCGGCCAGCTGTTCGAGAGCTATGTGCTGACGCCGCGCCTGGTCGGCGACCGCATCGGCCTGCATCCGGTCGCGGTGATCTTCGCGGTGATGGCGGGTGGCCAGCTGTTCGGCTTCGTCGGCATGCTGATCGCGCTGCCGGTGGCCGCGGTGGCCAACGTACTGCTGCGCTTTGCGCATGAGCGCTACCAGGCCAGTCGCCTGTACACCGGCACGCCGAGCACGCTGGTGGTGGATGACCGCGCGCTGGTGGTGACCGACGGCGCGCCGCGGGTCGACAAGGACTGA
- the hda gene encoding DnaA regulatory inactivator Hda, translating into MNPPVPGAAQLPLALRYPPDQRFDTFVGAPDGALAQLQALATGHERGGVLLQGPPGVGKTHLALAACAHAEAAGLRSAFLPLATAVGRLGAALEALDTCDFIALDGLDAVLGTREDEVALFHFHNRAMDGGRRLLYTAGTPAAGLTIGLPDLGSRLAACTGIALAPLDDEGRRELLQCRALRRGLVVEPAAIDWLLRRVGRDLGGLTRLLDQLDRASLAAQRRVTVPFLRQVLAAEPASDDAGTPGG; encoded by the coding sequence GTGAATCCCCCGGTGCCCGGCGCCGCGCAGCTGCCGCTTGCGCTGCGTTATCCGCCTGACCAGCGCTTCGATACCTTCGTCGGCGCCCCCGACGGTGCGCTCGCCCAGCTGCAGGCCCTCGCCACCGGCCACGAACGTGGCGGCGTGCTGCTGCAGGGGCCGCCGGGCGTAGGCAAGACCCATCTCGCACTGGCGGCGTGCGCGCATGCGGAAGCCGCGGGCCTGCGCAGCGCGTTCCTGCCGCTGGCGACTGCCGTCGGTCGCCTCGGGGCTGCGCTGGAAGCGCTCGACACCTGCGACTTCATCGCGCTCGATGGCCTCGATGCGGTGCTGGGCACCCGCGAGGACGAAGTCGCGCTGTTCCATTTCCACAACCGCGCGATGGATGGCGGGCGGCGGCTGCTGTACACCGCCGGTACGCCGGCCGCGGGTCTGACGATCGGCCTGCCGGACCTGGGCTCGCGCCTGGCCGCCTGCACCGGCATCGCGCTGGCGCCGCTGGATGACGAGGGACGGCGTGAGCTGCTGCAGTGCCGCGCGCTGCGACGTGGGCTGGTGGTCGAGCCCGCGGCGATCGACTGGCTGCTGCGCCGGGTCGGCCGCGACCTCGGCGGGCTCACCCGGCTGCTCGACCAGCTCGACCGTGCATCGCTGGCCGCCCAGCGCCGGGTGACGGTGCCGTTCCTGCGCCAGGTGCTGGCTGCGGAGCCGGCCTCCGACGACGCCGGCACTCCGGGCGGCTGA
- the murU gene encoding N-acetylmuramate alpha-1-phosphate uridylyltransferase MurU — MKALIFAAGLGERMRPLTETTPKPLLVVGGRPLIVWHLEKLAALGVDEVVVNTSWLARRFPAELGDGERWGLRIHYSYEGDVPLETGGGMWRALSRLGNAPFIAVNGDVWTDFDFAQLPAHPPGDAHLVLVDNPDHNPDGDFALHPSGDVRTGGAPRLTYAGIGIYRASLFDNWAQVIGDAPGANATPARFRLAPLLRAAMREGQVTGTHHRGRWTDVGTPQRLQLLDAELSAA; from the coding sequence ATGAAAGCGCTGATCTTCGCCGCCGGACTCGGCGAGCGCATGCGCCCGCTGACCGAGACCACGCCCAAGCCGCTGCTCGTGGTGGGCGGCAGGCCGCTGATCGTCTGGCACCTCGAGAAGCTGGCCGCGCTGGGGGTCGACGAGGTCGTGGTCAACACCTCGTGGCTGGCACGGCGCTTCCCCGCGGAACTGGGCGACGGCGAGCGCTGGGGCCTGCGCATCCATTACAGCTACGAGGGCGACGTGCCGCTGGAAACCGGCGGTGGGATGTGGAGGGCGCTGTCGCGGCTGGGCAATGCGCCCTTCATCGCCGTCAATGGCGATGTCTGGACCGACTTCGATTTCGCGCAACTGCCCGCGCACCCACCGGGGGACGCGCATCTGGTGCTGGTCGACAACCCGGATCACAACCCCGACGGCGACTTCGCGCTCCACCCGTCGGGCGATGTGCGCACCGGGGGCGCGCCGCGGCTCACCTATGCCGGGATCGGCATCTACCGCGCGTCGCTGTTCGACAACTGGGCACAGGTGATCGGCGACGCGCCAGGCGCGAACGCAACCCCGGCGCGTTTCCGGCTGGCGCCGTTACTGCGTGCGGCGATGCGCGAAGGCCAGGTCACCGGCACCCATCATCGCGGGCGCTGGACCGATGTCGGCACGCCGCAGCGGCTGCAGCTGCTCGACGCGGAGCTGTCCGCGGCGTGA
- a CDS encoding mannose-1-phosphate guanylyltransferase/mannose-6-phosphate isomerase has translation MAMLQVVLLSGGSGTRLWPLSREAYPKQFLPLAGETTMVQDTWSRAAALTTLKPIVVANEEHRFLVAEQLRQIGAPVPDIVLEPVGRNTAPAIAAAALQARAAGADPVLLVLPSDHVVRDVAAFHAAVRQALPAAEDGALVTFGIRASAPETGFGYIQAAAGEGVRRVLRFVEKPDADTARAYLASGDYVWNSGMFLFRASRYLDEIARFRPDILDAVRRAFDAASRDGDFVRLERGAFAASPSDSIDYAVMEKTSDARVLPVDIGWNDVGSWSALWDVSDQDEHGNAGHGDVIAVDSRNSYAYSRRLVALVGVDDLVVVETDDAVLVARKDRVQQVKDVVARLKADQRSHAVMHREVHRPWGSYDSVDVGNGFQVKRIKVKPGARLSLQSHAHRAEHWVVVRGTARVTRDNDVFDLHANQSTYIPLGARHRLENPGVDQLELIEVQSGDYLGEDDIVRYEDVYGRS, from the coding sequence ATGGCCATGTTGCAGGTGGTGTTGCTGTCCGGTGGATCCGGCACGCGGCTGTGGCCGTTGTCGCGCGAGGCGTATCCCAAGCAGTTCCTGCCGCTGGCAGGCGAGACGACGATGGTGCAGGACACCTGGTCGCGCGCGGCCGCGCTGACCACGCTGAAGCCGATCGTGGTCGCCAACGAGGAACACCGCTTCCTTGTTGCCGAACAGTTGCGGCAGATCGGTGCCCCGGTGCCGGACATCGTGCTTGAGCCGGTGGGGCGCAACACCGCGCCGGCGATTGCCGCCGCGGCACTGCAGGCGCGCGCGGCAGGCGCGGACCCGGTGCTGCTGGTGCTGCCCTCCGACCACGTCGTGCGCGATGTCGCCGCGTTCCACGCCGCCGTGCGCCAGGCCCTGCCTGCGGCCGAGGACGGCGCGCTGGTGACCTTCGGGATCCGTGCGTCGGCACCGGAGACCGGCTTCGGCTACATCCAGGCCGCTGCCGGCGAGGGCGTGCGCCGGGTGCTGCGCTTTGTCGAAAAACCGGATGCGGACACCGCGCGAGCGTACCTCGCAAGCGGCGATTACGTCTGGAACAGCGGAATGTTCCTGTTCCGGGCCTCGCGCTATCTCGACGAGATCGCGCGCTTCCGCCCGGACATCCTCGACGCGGTCCGCCGCGCGTTCGACGCCGCCAGCCGCGATGGCGACTTCGTCCGCCTCGAACGCGGGGCATTCGCGGCCAGTCCGTCGGATTCGATCGATTACGCGGTGATGGAGAAGACCTCCGACGCACGCGTGCTGCCGGTCGACATCGGCTGGAACGATGTCGGCTCGTGGTCGGCGCTATGGGACGTCAGCGATCAGGACGAGCATGGCAATGCCGGCCACGGCGACGTGATCGCGGTGGACAGCCGCAACAGCTATGCGTATTCGCGCCGGCTGGTGGCGCTGGTCGGCGTCGACGACCTGGTGGTGGTGGAGACCGATGATGCGGTGCTGGTGGCGCGCAAGGACCGCGTGCAGCAGGTCAAGGACGTGGTGGCGCGGCTCAAGGCCGACCAGCGCAGCCACGCGGTGATGCACCGCGAAGTGCACCGGCCCTGGGGCAGCTACGATTCGGTCGACGTCGGCAACGGCTTCCAGGTCAAGCGGATCAAGGTGAAACCCGGAGCGCGGCTGTCGCTGCAGTCGCACGCGCACCGCGCCGAGCACTGGGTGGTGGTGCGCGGCACCGCGCGGGTCACCCGCGACAACGACGTGTTCGATCTCCACGCCAACCAGTCCACCTACATTCCGCTGGGCGCGCGGCACCGGCTGGAGAATCCGGGCGTCGATCAACTGGAACTGATCGAGGTGCAGTCCGGCGACTACCTCGGCGAGGACGACATCGTCCGCTACGAGGACGTATACGGGCGGTCCTGA
- the cysD gene encoding sulfate adenylyltransferase subunit CysD has protein sequence MDSRQYAFDPPRAASLRRHATLECVHRGEAAVTRRPVTDHLDRLEAESLHILREVAAESRRPVMLYSIGKDSSVLLHLLLKAFAPATPPIPLLHVDTTWKFREMIAFRDRRAAETGVDLHVHINPDGVREGIGPFSHGASVHTEVMKTLALKQALEAGGYDAAIGGARRDEEKSRAKERVFSFRDAAHRWDPRRQRPELWNLYNARVGSGESVRVFPLSNWTELDVWRYIRREAIDVVSLYFAAERPVVHRDGTWIMVDDDRFMLRDGESVEQRRVRFRTLGCYPLTGAVESEAADLDAVIREMERSALSERAGRLIDHADGDSMEKKKREGYF, from the coding sequence GTGGATTCGCGGCAGTACGCGTTCGACCCCCCGCGTGCCGCGAGTCTCCGGCGCCACGCGACGCTAGAATGCGTGCATCGCGGCGAGGCCGCCGTCACCCGCAGACCCGTGACCGATCATCTCGACCGCCTCGAGGCGGAAAGCCTGCATATCCTGCGTGAGGTCGCGGCGGAAAGCCGTCGTCCGGTCATGCTGTATTCGATCGGCAAGGACAGCTCGGTGCTGCTGCACCTGCTGCTCAAGGCGTTCGCGCCTGCGACTCCTCCGATTCCCCTCCTGCACGTGGATACCACGTGGAAGTTCCGCGAGATGATCGCGTTCCGCGATCGCCGCGCGGCGGAAACCGGGGTGGACCTGCATGTCCACATCAATCCCGATGGCGTGCGCGAGGGCATCGGTCCGTTCAGCCACGGTGCCAGCGTGCACACGGAAGTAATGAAGACGCTCGCACTCAAGCAGGCGCTGGAGGCCGGCGGCTACGATGCCGCGATCGGCGGTGCCCGCCGCGACGAGGAGAAGTCGCGCGCGAAGGAGCGCGTGTTCTCGTTTCGCGACGCCGCCCACCGCTGGGACCCGCGCCGGCAGCGGCCGGAACTCTGGAACCTCTACAACGCGCGTGTCGGCAGCGGCGAGAGCGTGCGGGTGTTTCCGCTGTCGAACTGGACCGAGCTGGACGTGTGGCGCTACATCCGCCGCGAGGCGATCGACGTGGTGTCGCTGTACTTCGCGGCCGAGCGCCCCGTGGTGCATCGCGACGGCACCTGGATCATGGTCGACGACGACCGCTTCATGCTTCGCGATGGCGAATCCGTGGAACAGCGCCGGGTCCGCTTCCGCACCCTCGGCTGCTATCCGCTCACCGGCGCGGTGGAATCGGAAGCCGCCGACCTCGATGCGGTGATCCGCGAGATGGAGCGCAGCGCACTGTCCGAGCGCGCCGGGCGGCTGATCGACCACGCAGACGGCGACTCGATGGAAAAGAAGAAGCGGGAAGGGTACTTCTGA
- the cysC gene encoding adenylyl-sulfate kinase has product MDFLRLIACGSVDDGKSTLIGRLLHEAGRVPDDERAALARASASHGTRGGEVDYALLLDGLDAEREQGITIDVAWRHLQTAGRRFLIADCPGHVQYTRNMATGASVADLAIVLVDASRGLLPQTFRHAAILSLFGVRHVLLAVNKMDRVGYAQPVFEAIASRFWEHAGRLGIADVMAIPVAAAVGDNVTTRSTAIDWYHGPSVLEHLEGVRVDSPDPGLPLRLPLQSVLRDADGGRWLTGTLAAGRVRIGDEVRIEPSGIASRIAALTVAGVPAASAEVGQAVAVQLADDVDAGRGHVLAAVDAPLAHTDQFVAEVLWFDEAPLLPGRRYQFRSGARAVGARISELKFRHDPESLQPLAAKRLEFNEIGEVVISLDAVVAYAPYAENATLGGFILVDPLSRATVGAGMIRHGLRRADNIHWQVLDVDRNARAALKGQRPRCIWFTGLSGAGKSTIANLVERGLLARGLHTYLLDGDNVRHGLNRDLGFTDEDRVENLRRIGEVARLMTDAGLVVLVSFISPFRAERAAARALFDPGDFIEVFVDTPLADAERRDVKGLYAKARRGELPNFTGIDSPYEPPEAPELVLDTRHDDAQALADRVIGYLLDS; this is encoded by the coding sequence ATGGATTTCCTGCGCCTGATCGCCTGCGGCAGCGTGGACGACGGCAAGAGCACGCTGATCGGCCGGTTGCTGCACGAAGCCGGGCGCGTTCCCGACGACGAGCGCGCCGCACTGGCGCGCGCGAGCGCCAGCCATGGCACGCGCGGCGGCGAGGTCGATTACGCGCTACTGCTCGATGGACTCGATGCCGAGCGTGAGCAGGGCATCACCATCGACGTGGCCTGGCGCCACCTGCAGACCGCGGGGCGCCGCTTCCTGATCGCGGACTGCCCGGGGCACGTGCAGTACACCCGCAACATGGCGACCGGCGCGTCGGTCGCGGACCTGGCGATCGTACTGGTCGATGCCAGCCGCGGCCTGCTTCCGCAGACGTTCCGCCACGCCGCGATCCTGTCGCTGTTCGGCGTGCGCCACGTGCTGCTGGCGGTCAACAAGATGGACCGCGTCGGATACGCGCAACCGGTGTTCGAGGCGATCGCGTCCCGCTTCTGGGAACATGCCGGCAGGCTTGGCATCGCGGATGTCATGGCGATCCCGGTGGCCGCGGCTGTGGGCGACAACGTCACCACGCGCTCGACGGCGATCGACTGGTACCACGGCCCCAGCGTGCTCGAACATCTCGAGGGCGTGCGCGTCGATTCGCCGGATCCCGGCCTGCCGCTGCGGCTGCCCTTGCAGTCGGTGCTGCGCGACGCCGATGGCGGGCGCTGGCTCACCGGCACGCTGGCCGCCGGTCGCGTGCGTATCGGCGACGAGGTCCGCATCGAGCCCAGCGGCATCGCAAGCCGGATCGCGGCACTCACGGTTGCCGGCGTGCCGGCCGCCTCGGCAGAGGTGGGGCAGGCGGTGGCGGTGCAACTCGCCGATGACGTGGACGCAGGGCGCGGGCACGTGCTGGCGGCGGTGGACGCACCGCTCGCCCATACCGACCAGTTCGTTGCCGAAGTGCTCTGGTTCGACGAGGCGCCGCTGCTGCCCGGGCGCCGCTACCAGTTCAGGAGCGGCGCGCGTGCGGTGGGTGCGCGCATCAGCGAACTGAAGTTCCGCCACGACCCCGAAAGCCTGCAACCATTGGCCGCGAAGCGGCTGGAGTTCAACGAGATCGGCGAGGTGGTGATCTCGCTGGATGCGGTGGTCGCCTACGCGCCGTATGCGGAGAACGCAACGCTCGGCGGCTTCATCCTCGTCGATCCGCTCAGCCGGGCCACGGTCGGTGCCGGCATGATCCGCCACGGCTTGCGGCGCGCCGATAACATCCATTGGCAGGTGCTCGATGTCGACCGCAACGCGCGTGCGGCGTTGAAGGGGCAGCGGCCACGCTGCATCTGGTTCACCGGGCTGTCGGGCGCCGGCAAGTCGACGATCGCCAATCTCGTTGAACGCGGCCTGCTGGCGCGGGGGCTGCACACCTATCTGCTCGACGGCGACAACGTGCGCCACGGGCTCAACCGCGATCTCGGCTTCACCGACGAGGACCGGGTGGAGAACCTGCGGCGCATCGGCGAGGTCGCGCGCCTGATGACCGATGCCGGCCTGGTCGTGCTGGTGAGTTTCATCTCGCCGTTCCGCGCCGAGCGCGCCGCCGCACGCGCGCTGTTCGATCCCGGCGACTTCATCGAGGTCTTCGTCGATACGCCGCTGGCCGACGCCGAGCGGCGCGACGTCAAGGGCCTGTACGCGAAGGCACGCCGCGGCGAACTGCCGAACTTCACCGGCATCGATTCACCCTACGAGCCGCCGGAAGCGCCGGAGCTGGTGCTCGACACCAGGCACGACGACGCGCAGGCGCTGGCGGACCGGGTGATCGGCTATCTGCTCGACAGTTGA
- a CDS encoding GlsB/YeaQ/YmgE family stress response membrane protein — translation MAPFGSSNWLYIILIGLVVGILARAITPGRRRMGVILTCLLGIGGALLGTWGGQQMGWYAIGQAAGFFGALLGAVVILGLLQLVRPR, via the coding sequence ATGGCACCGTTCGGCAGCAGCAACTGGCTCTACATCATCCTGATCGGCCTGGTGGTCGGCATCCTCGCGCGGGCGATCACCCCGGGCCGCCGCCGCATGGGCGTGATCCTGACCTGCCTGCTCGGCATCGGCGGCGCCCTGCTGGGCACCTGGGGCGGGCAACAGATGGGCTGGTATGCGATCGGCCAGGCCGCCGGCTTCTTCGGTGCGCTGCTCGGCGCGGTGGTCATTCTCGGCCTGCTGCAGCTGGTGCGACCGCGCTGA